A window of Longispora fulva contains these coding sequences:
- a CDS encoding citrate synthase yields MTNFKLDHADGSFKLEHPAGSLDLPVTGATDGPGGLGIGKLLSSTDHVTLDPGFVNTASCTSDITFIDGDAGILRYRGYPIAELAEKSSFLETSYLLIYGELPTPAQLTEFTDKLSMHTLLHEEMRGFFNGFPRDAHPMPVLSSGVSALSTWYQDSLDPFDPAQVELSTIRLMAKLPTIASYAYKKSIGQPLMYPDNSLGYVENFLRLTFGVPTTPYEVDPVVARTLDMLLILHADHEQNCSTSTVRLVGSGHANLFASVSSGIHALSGPLHGGANQAVLEMLAGIQESGGDVRDFVRRVKDKEPGVKLMGFGHRVYKNFDPRSVIVKKAVRDVLDRMAKPDPLLDLAMQLEEIALADDYFVSRKLYPNVDFYTGLIYKAMGFPTKMYTVLFALGRLPGWIAQWREMISDPATKIGRPRQVYTGPTERHYPA; encoded by the coding sequence ATGACGAATTTCAAGCTGGACCACGCGGACGGGTCGTTCAAGCTGGAACACCCGGCCGGCTCGCTGGACCTGCCGGTCACCGGGGCGACCGACGGCCCGGGCGGCCTCGGGATCGGCAAGCTGCTCAGCAGCACCGACCACGTCACCCTCGACCCGGGTTTCGTGAACACCGCCTCCTGCACCTCCGACATCACCTTCATCGACGGTGACGCCGGCATCCTGCGCTACCGGGGCTACCCGATCGCCGAGCTGGCCGAGAAGTCGTCGTTCCTGGAGACGTCCTACCTGCTGATCTACGGCGAGCTGCCGACCCCGGCCCAGCTCACCGAGTTCACCGACAAGCTGAGCATGCACACCCTCCTGCACGAGGAGATGCGCGGCTTCTTCAACGGCTTCCCGCGCGACGCGCACCCGATGCCGGTGCTGTCCTCGGGCGTGAGCGCACTGTCCACGTGGTACCAGGACAGCCTCGACCCGTTCGACCCCGCGCAGGTGGAGCTGTCCACTATCCGCCTGATGGCGAAGCTGCCGACCATCGCGTCGTACGCGTACAAGAAGTCCATCGGCCAGCCCCTGATGTACCCGGACAACTCCCTGGGCTACGTGGAGAACTTCCTCCGCCTCACCTTCGGCGTCCCCACCACGCCGTACGAGGTCGACCCGGTCGTCGCCCGCACCCTGGACATGCTGCTCATCCTGCACGCCGACCACGAGCAGAACTGCTCCACCTCGACGGTGCGCCTCGTCGGCTCCGGCCACGCGAACCTGTTCGCCTCGGTGTCCTCCGGCATCCACGCCCTGTCCGGCCCGCTGCACGGCGGCGCGAACCAGGCCGTGCTGGAGATGCTCGCCGGCATCCAGGAGTCCGGGGGCGACGTGCGTGACTTCGTCCGCCGGGTCAAGGACAAGGAGCCGGGCGTCAAGCTGATGGGCTTCGGGCACCGGGTGTACAAGAACTTCGACCCGCGCTCGGTGATCGTGAAGAAGGCCGTCCGCGACGTGCTCGACCGGATGGCCAAGCCCGACCCGCTGCTGGACCTCGCGATGCAGCTCGAGGAGATCGCGCTCGCCGACGACTACTTCGTGTCGCGCAAGCTGTACCCGAACGTGGACTTCTACACCGGCCTGATCTACAAGGCCATGGGCTTCCCGACGAAGATGTACACCGTGCTCTTCGCCCTCGGCCGGCTGCCCGGCTGGATCGCCCAGTGGCGTGAGATGATCTCGGACCCGGCGACGAAGATCGGCCGTCCGCGCCAGGTCTACACCGGCCCGACGGAGCGCCACTACCCGGCGTAA
- a CDS encoding LysR family transcriptional regulator, protein MNLEVGHLRLVVAVADAEDVRAAAHQLQLTQQSLLERLARIEAAFGGALFAHGGQYLEPTPAGRYVIGCARGILDALEDLGG, encoded by the coding sequence GTGAACCTCGAGGTGGGGCACCTGCGGCTCGTGGTGGCCGTCGCCGACGCCGAGGACGTGCGCGCGGCGGCGCACCAGCTCCAACTCACCCAGCAGAGCCTGTTGGAGCGGCTGGCCCGGATCGAGGCGGCGTTCGGCGGGGCGCTGTTCGCGCACGGCGGCCAGTACCTGGAGCCGACGCCCGCCGGCCGGTACGTGATCGGCTGCGCCCGGGGCATCCTCGACGCACTGGAGGATCTGGGCGGATGA
- a CDS encoding LysR family transcriptional regulator, with amino-acid sequence MNIDLRHLQILVAVADAGSIRGSATRLRLAQPSLTRQLHRIEAALGGAVFDRTPHGVLPTPAGLEILTRARRVLADVDRMWTGAAEILGQLASPPARVGGVLGAFTDALVPASEAVGDAPVTSHGDPSVSRLVDALAAGQLDAAVLHEFPGFTLRLPPSLATRHLITEPIFVGLDENHPLAQRPELDLADLAPRDWALPRADDGGLHASFHRACADAGFTARVRHWTGDSASVAPLLEAGAVCGLYPTTFVQPGIRALPLTGAPLRRRVLLAWRRDSFVDGRTEEFMAHLFRSYAAIVHRRPAYRAWWARHASHASPGLPS; translated from the coding sequence ATGAACATTGACCTCAGGCACCTGCAGATCCTCGTCGCTGTCGCCGACGCCGGCAGCATCCGGGGCTCGGCCACCCGGCTGCGCCTGGCACAGCCGTCCCTCACCCGGCAACTGCACCGGATCGAGGCGGCGCTCGGCGGCGCGGTGTTCGACCGCACCCCGCACGGTGTGCTGCCCACCCCGGCGGGCCTCGAGATCCTGACCAGGGCCAGACGGGTACTGGCGGACGTGGACCGGATGTGGACCGGTGCCGCGGAGATCCTCGGCCAGCTCGCCTCGCCCCCGGCCCGGGTCGGCGGCGTGCTCGGCGCGTTCACCGACGCCCTGGTGCCCGCCTCGGAGGCTGTCGGCGACGCGCCCGTGACCAGCCACGGCGACCCGAGCGTCAGCCGGCTGGTGGACGCGCTCGCCGCCGGTCAGCTCGACGCGGCGGTGCTGCACGAGTTCCCCGGCTTCACGCTGCGGCTGCCGCCGTCGTTGGCCACCCGGCACCTGATCACCGAGCCGATCTTCGTCGGGCTCGACGAGAACCACCCGCTCGCGCAGCGGCCGGAACTCGACCTCGCCGACCTCGCGCCCCGGGACTGGGCCCTGCCCCGCGCCGACGACGGCGGCCTGCACGCCAGCTTCCACCGGGCTTGCGCCGACGCCGGGTTCACCGCCAGGGTCCGGCACTGGACCGGGGACTCGGCGTCCGTCGCGCCGCTGCTGGAGGCCGGGGCGGTGTGCGGGCTGTACCCGACGACGTTCGTGCAGCCCGGAATCCGGGCCCTGCCGCTGACCGGGGCCCCGCTGCGCCGACGGGTGCTTCTCGCGTGGCGGCGCGACTCGTTCGTGGACGGCCGGACGGAGGAGTTCATGGCGCACCTGTTCCGCAGCTACGCGGCCATCGTGCACCGGCGGCCGGCGTACCGCGCCTGGTGGGCCCGGCACGCCTCCCACGCGTCGCCGGGCCTGCCGTCGTGA
- a CDS encoding S1 family peptidase, translating to MKFLRFAVVVAGAALAVAAASAPASAAPPAQGIVGGGAVGTAPSWAAAVGDSSGMWCSGTLVAPQWVLTAGHCSGATRIRIGSKNLNSGGTLATVSRSVKHPNYNGGAYDFRLYKLSSPVSQAPVSLGTVSPAVGSAITLYGFGQTCAPYGCGDMSSVLKSVGTTVTSDANCGGISGPVELCFDTSTSATDCYGDSGGPAIAAGKLVGVTSRGADGPGADTCGKTNSIYGDATAVNSWIRSTTGI from the coding sequence ATGAAGTTCCTCAGATTCGCAGTAGTGGTCGCCGGAGCGGCGCTGGCCGTCGCGGCCGCCTCCGCCCCGGCGTCGGCCGCCCCGCCCGCCCAGGGCATCGTCGGCGGTGGCGCGGTCGGCACCGCCCCGTCGTGGGCCGCGGCCGTCGGCGACAGCAGCGGCATGTGGTGCAGCGGCACCCTCGTCGCACCACAGTGGGTGCTCACCGCCGGGCACTGTTCCGGCGCGACCCGGATCCGGATCGGTTCGAAGAACCTGAACAGTGGCGGCACGCTGGCCACGGTGTCCAGGTCGGTCAAGCACCCGAACTACAACGGTGGCGCGTACGACTTCCGGCTCTACAAGCTCAGCAGCCCCGTCAGCCAGGCCCCGGTCTCCCTCGGCACGGTGTCCCCGGCGGTCGGCTCGGCGATCACGCTGTACGGCTTCGGCCAGACCTGCGCCCCGTACGGCTGCGGCGACATGAGCTCGGTGCTCAAGTCGGTCGGCACCACGGTCACCTCCGACGCCAACTGCGGCGGGATCAGCGGCCCGGTCGAGCTGTGCTTCGACACCTCCACCAGCGCCACCGACTGCTACGGCGACTCGGGCGGCCCGGCCATCGCCGCCGGCAAGCTCGTCGGCGTCACCAGCCGCGGCGCGGACGGCCCCGGCGCGGACACCTGCGGCAAGACGAACTCCATCTACGGCGACGCGACCGCCGTGAACAGCTGGATCCGGTCGACCACCGGGATCTAG
- a CDS encoding TetR/AcrR family transcriptional regulator — protein sequence MYHDVNDPRTPVEGGLDEAEARALDENWSEVQPPAARQILIAAVEAFATRGYHATTTRDIASRVGRSPAGVYGYFRSKEELLYRISLIGHQRTLRTITDAAGSDADPVARMRAVVSDFAAWHARHHTTARVIQYELGALSEAHHAEIAALRRQIDRVVRETLDYGVARGAFDVPDVPGTALALLSLSIDVARWYRSTGRLGPEDIGALYADLALRMLRTPEHRPLTSGH from the coding sequence ATGTACCACGATGTCAACGACCCCCGAACGCCCGTCGAGGGCGGCCTGGACGAGGCCGAGGCCCGGGCCCTCGACGAGAACTGGTCGGAGGTCCAGCCCCCGGCGGCCCGGCAGATCCTGATCGCCGCCGTCGAGGCGTTCGCCACCCGGGGCTACCACGCGACCACCACCCGCGACATCGCCAGCCGGGTCGGCCGCTCCCCCGCCGGGGTCTACGGCTACTTCCGCTCCAAGGAGGAACTCCTCTACCGGATCAGCCTGATCGGCCACCAACGCACCCTGCGGACCATCACCGACGCGGCCGGCAGCGACGCCGACCCGGTGGCCAGGATGCGCGCCGTGGTCAGCGACTTCGCCGCCTGGCACGCCCGGCACCACACCACGGCCCGGGTGATCCAGTACGAGCTCGGGGCGCTCAGCGAGGCCCACCACGCCGAGATCGCGGCCCTGCGCCGGCAGATCGACCGGGTGGTCCGCGAGACCCTCGACTACGGGGTGGCGCGCGGGGCGTTCGACGTGCCCGACGTGCCGGGGACAGCGCTCGCCCTGCTCAGCCTCAGTATCGACGTGGCCAGGTGGTACCGCTCCACCGGCCGGCTGGGGCCGGAGGACATCGGCGCGCTGTACGCGGACCTGGCGCTGCGGATGCTGCGGACGCCAGAGCATCGCCCCCTGACATCTGGCCACTGA
- a CDS encoding SDR family oxidoreductase, with translation MGNLSYDFSGRTVIVTGAARGIGLALGGFFQQAGATVFLVDFDAEELAKAAGSVGATGIAADVSSTADVERVVTAAVEATGRVDILVNNAGILRDNVLWKISDEDWDAVLAVHAGGTFRFTRACVPHFRAQGSGRVVNVTSYTGLHGNTGQANYAAAKAGIIGFTKTAAKELAHFGVTVNAISPNAETRMIASIPDAKRAELTAHIPMGRFADPTEMCAAVGFLASDEAGYITGAVLPVDGGISM, from the coding sequence ATGGGGAACCTCAGCTACGACTTCTCTGGCAGAACGGTCATCGTCACGGGCGCGGCCCGCGGCATCGGCCTCGCACTCGGCGGGTTCTTCCAACAGGCCGGCGCGACCGTCTTCCTGGTCGACTTCGACGCCGAGGAGCTGGCGAAGGCCGCAGGCAGCGTCGGCGCCACCGGCATCGCCGCCGACGTGAGCAGCACCGCGGACGTCGAGCGGGTCGTGACCGCAGCCGTCGAGGCCACCGGCCGGGTCGACATTCTGGTCAACAACGCCGGCATCCTCCGCGACAACGTGCTGTGGAAGATCTCCGACGAGGACTGGGACGCCGTGCTCGCGGTGCACGCCGGCGGCACCTTCCGGTTCACCCGGGCCTGCGTGCCGCACTTCCGGGCCCAGGGCTCCGGCCGGGTCGTCAACGTCACCTCCTACACCGGGCTGCACGGCAACACCGGCCAGGCCAACTACGCCGCGGCCAAGGCCGGCATCATCGGCTTCACGAAGACGGCGGCCAAGGAACTGGCCCACTTCGGGGTGACGGTCAACGCGATCTCCCCGAACGCGGAGACCCGCATGATCGCGTCCATCCCGGACGCCAAGCGCGCGGAGCTCACCGCGCACATCCCGATGGGCAGGTTCGCCGACCCGACGGAGATGTGCGCGGCGGTGGGCTTCCTGGCCTCCGACGAGGCCGGGTACATCACCGGGGCGGTCCTCCCGGTCGACGGCGGGATAAGCATGTGA
- a CDS encoding SDR family oxidoreductase: MTRFDGQVALITGSSRGIGFGIAERLVAEGARVCLTARKPDALDEAVKALGPDRAMAVAGKADDPEHQADTVARVLDTFGRLDVLVNNTGINPVYGPMVDADPAAVRKVFEVNVFAALGWVGHAHRAWFAEHGGAVVNVASVAGLRPAAGIGIYGASKAALIHLTMQLAAELGPDVRVNAVAPAIVKTVFAAALYEGREQRVTDTYPLKRLGIPEDVAGAVAFLASADAGWMTGQTVVVDGGLTLSGGLG, encoded by the coding sequence GTGACGCGCTTCGACGGGCAGGTCGCCCTCATCACCGGATCCAGCCGGGGCATCGGCTTCGGCATCGCCGAACGGCTCGTCGCCGAGGGGGCCAGGGTCTGCCTGACCGCCCGCAAGCCCGATGCCCTCGACGAGGCGGTCAAGGCCCTCGGCCCCGACCGCGCGATGGCCGTCGCGGGGAAGGCCGACGATCCCGAGCACCAGGCCGACACGGTCGCCCGGGTGCTCGACACCTTCGGCCGGCTCGACGTGCTGGTCAACAACACCGGGATCAATCCGGTGTACGGGCCGATGGTCGACGCGGACCCGGCGGCCGTCCGCAAGGTCTTCGAGGTCAACGTGTTCGCCGCGCTCGGCTGGGTCGGGCACGCGCACCGGGCCTGGTTCGCCGAACACGGCGGTGCGGTCGTCAACGTGGCGTCCGTGGCGGGACTGCGGCCGGCCGCCGGGATCGGGATCTACGGCGCGAGCAAGGCGGCCCTGATCCACCTGACGATGCAGCTCGCCGCAGAGCTGGGGCCGGACGTCCGGGTCAACGCCGTGGCCCCGGCGATCGTGAAGACGGTGTTCGCCGCGGCGCTGTACGAGGGACGCGAGCAGCGGGTGACCGACACGTACCCGTTGAAGCGGTTGGGGATTCCCGAGGACGTGGCCGGGGCGGTGGCGTTCCTGGCCTCGGCGGACGCGGGGTGGATGACCGGGCAGACGGTGGTCGTGGACGGCGGGCTGACCCTGTCGGGCGGCCTGGGATGA
- a CDS encoding MaoC family dehydratase, with the protein MTAGPARRFGSLDELRAAAPVDLGHSDWVVVDQERIDRFAAATGDDQWIHVDPVRAADGPFGSTIAHGFLVLSLLPVITLDRLLVDRVRMAVNYGLNKVRFPAPVPVDSRLRGRVRVTEVTEVAGGTQVTCLVTVEREGGDRPVCVAESVARFYGEAP; encoded by the coding sequence ATGACGGCCGGGCCCGCGCGGCGGTTCGGTTCCCTCGACGAGCTGCGCGCCGCGGCACCGGTCGACCTCGGCCACAGCGACTGGGTCGTCGTCGACCAGGAACGGATCGACCGGTTCGCGGCGGCCACCGGCGACGACCAGTGGATCCACGTCGACCCGGTCCGGGCGGCCGACGGCCCCTTCGGGTCGACGATCGCGCACGGCTTCCTCGTGCTGTCCCTGCTGCCGGTGATCACCCTGGACCGGCTGCTCGTGGACCGGGTCCGGATGGCCGTCAACTACGGGCTGAACAAGGTCCGGTTCCCGGCGCCGGTGCCCGTCGACTCCCGGTTGCGCGGCCGGGTGCGGGTCACCGAGGTGACGGAGGTCGCCGGCGGCACCCAGGTGACGTGTCTCGTGACGGTCGAGCGCGAGGGCGGCGACCGGCCGGTCTGCGTCGCGGAGTCCGTGGCCCGCTTCTACGGGGAGGCCCCGTGA
- a CDS encoding SDR family NAD(P)-dependent oxidoreductase: MTTLAGAGVVITGGGSGIGAALARRFAAEGARIVVNDLDATAAARIAAEVDGWAAPGDASTPDGAAALVGTAVDHLGAVDLFCANAGVGTAGGPEAPDSDWDLAWQVNVMAHVRAARALLPGWLDRGRGHFLSTVSAAGLLTMLGSAPYSVTKHGALAFAEWLAATYADRGITVQALCPQGVRTPMLEASGRAGRLMLDETALTPEQVADAVVEALADGRFLILPHPEVAGYHAAKAADPERWLTAMRRLQSHLDTPGSGSTPARRDRATHDDTEETR, encoded by the coding sequence GTGACCACCCTCGCCGGTGCCGGCGTCGTGATCACCGGCGGCGGCTCGGGGATCGGGGCGGCCCTCGCCCGCCGGTTCGCCGCCGAGGGCGCCCGGATCGTGGTCAACGACCTCGACGCGACCGCCGCCGCCCGGATCGCCGCCGAGGTCGACGGCTGGGCCGCACCCGGCGACGCGTCCACTCCGGACGGTGCCGCCGCTCTGGTCGGCACGGCGGTCGACCACCTGGGCGCGGTCGACCTGTTCTGCGCCAACGCCGGCGTCGGCACGGCCGGCGGCCCCGAGGCCCCCGACTCCGACTGGGACCTGGCCTGGCAGGTCAACGTGATGGCCCACGTCCGGGCCGCCCGGGCGCTGCTGCCGGGCTGGCTGGACCGCGGCCGGGGCCACTTCCTGTCGACGGTGTCGGCGGCCGGGCTCCTGACCATGCTCGGCTCCGCGCCCTACTCGGTGACCAAGCACGGCGCGCTGGCGTTCGCCGAGTGGCTGGCGGCCACGTACGCCGACCGGGGGATCACCGTGCAGGCGCTGTGCCCGCAGGGGGTGCGCACCCCGATGCTGGAGGCCTCCGGGCGGGCCGGCCGGCTGATGCTCGACGAGACGGCGCTGACCCCGGAGCAGGTCGCCGACGCCGTGGTCGAGGCGCTGGCCGACGGCCGGTTCCTGATCCTGCCGCACCCGGAGGTCGCCGGGTACCACGCGGCGAAGGCCGCCGACCCGGAACGCTGGCTGACGGCGATGCGCCGGCTCCAGTCCCACCTGGACACCCCGGGGAGCGGCTCCACCCCGGCACGCCGGGACCGCGCGACCCACGACGACACGGAGGAGACCCGATGA
- a CDS encoding NADPH:quinone oxidoreductase family protein produces MRAWQVTRLGEPVDVMELADVPTPAPGPGQILVRVLAVALNFPDALMCRGQYQVRPPLPFTPGVELCGEVVTAGDGFAVGQRVIGTPAATSGALADYALMDTADTFPAPDVLDDARAAAFHIGYQTAWFALHRRAGLRAGETLLVHAASGGVGSAAVELGLAAGAYVIGVVGGPDKVRVAHDLGVDLVIDRHAGDFVFQVKEATGGRGADVVFDPVGGSAFERSTKCVAFEGRIVVVGFASGVIPSQAMSHVLIKNYSVLGLHWGLYRQQDPDAVREAHRELTKLAEAELARPLIGERISFDQAAEGIARLAAGDTVGRVVVTP; encoded by the coding sequence ATGAGGGCCTGGCAGGTGACGCGGCTCGGGGAGCCGGTCGACGTGATGGAACTGGCCGACGTCCCCACGCCCGCCCCCGGCCCGGGACAGATCCTCGTCCGGGTGCTGGCCGTGGCGCTGAACTTCCCGGACGCGCTGATGTGCCGGGGCCAGTACCAGGTGCGGCCGCCGCTGCCGTTCACGCCCGGGGTGGAGCTGTGCGGCGAGGTGGTGACGGCGGGCGACGGCTTCGCGGTCGGGCAGCGGGTGATCGGCACGCCGGCCGCCACCTCCGGCGCGTTGGCCGACTACGCGCTGATGGACACGGCGGACACCTTCCCCGCGCCGGACGTTCTCGACGACGCGCGGGCGGCGGCGTTCCACATCGGCTACCAGACGGCGTGGTTCGCCCTGCACCGCCGGGCCGGCCTGCGCGCGGGGGAGACCCTGCTCGTGCACGCGGCGAGCGGCGGGGTCGGCAGTGCCGCCGTCGAGCTCGGCCTCGCGGCGGGGGCGTACGTCATCGGCGTCGTGGGTGGCCCGGACAAGGTGCGGGTGGCTCATGACCTGGGCGTCGACCTGGTCATCGACCGGCATGCCGGGGACTTCGTGTTCCAGGTCAAGGAGGCCACCGGCGGCCGGGGCGCGGATGTCGTCTTCGACCCGGTGGGCGGGTCGGCGTTCGAGCGGTCCACGAAGTGCGTCGCGTTCGAAGGGCGGATCGTGGTGGTCGGATTCGCCAGCGGCGTGATCCCTTCGCAGGCCATGAGCCACGTGCTGATCAAGAACTACTCGGTACTGGGCCTGCACTGGGGCCTCTACCGCCAGCAGGACCCCGACGCCGTCCGCGAGGCGCACCGCGAGCTGACGAAACTCGCCGAGGCCGAACTGGCCCGCCCGCTGATCGGCGAGCGGATCTCGTTCGACCAGGCCGCCGAGGGCATCGCCCGGCTCGCCGCCGGGGACACGGTCGGCCGGGTGGTGGTGACGCCGTGA
- a CDS encoding phosphotransferase family protein gives MSTAEPRRGVDLAALRGWLDASHPGLVTGDLTAERIVGGKSNLTYVLGDGTHRWVLRRPPIGHVLATAHDMGREYTVLGALRATAVPVPGTVAHCPDPAVLGAPFYLMSYVDGTVYRSAAQTAVLDPARARTVAHALMDTLADLHDVEPGAVGLEGFGRPDGFLGRQLRRWKTQLDASRGREIPGIDELHAALAADVPDSGRPAIVHGDYRLDNVLVAADDTIAAVLDWEMATLGDPLTDLGVFLVYWTGLAHLPANAVSDAVTDNFPGGPELIERYAARRAVDLSRLHWYTAFGFFKLAVIAEGIHHRYTAGQTVGGGFDRIGEVVAPLVGLGHAALAEDKGH, from the coding sequence GTGAGCACGGCGGAACCGCGGCGCGGCGTGGACCTCGCGGCCCTGCGCGGCTGGCTCGACGCGTCCCACCCGGGCCTCGTCACCGGGGACCTGACCGCCGAACGGATCGTGGGCGGCAAGTCGAACCTGACCTACGTGCTCGGCGACGGCACGCACCGCTGGGTGCTGCGCCGGCCCCCGATCGGGCACGTGCTGGCGACGGCGCACGACATGGGCCGGGAGTACACGGTGCTCGGCGCCCTGCGAGCCACGGCGGTGCCCGTGCCGGGGACCGTGGCGCACTGCCCGGACCCGGCGGTGCTGGGCGCGCCGTTCTACCTGATGTCCTACGTGGACGGCACGGTGTACCGCTCGGCGGCCCAGACGGCGGTGCTGGACCCGGCGCGGGCGAGGACCGTGGCGCACGCGCTGATGGACACCCTCGCCGACCTGCACGACGTGGAACCGGGCGCCGTCGGGCTCGAAGGCTTCGGCCGCCCAGACGGGTTCCTCGGACGCCAGCTGCGCCGGTGGAAAACCCAGCTCGACGCGTCCAGGGGGCGGGAGATACCGGGCATCGACGAGCTGCACGCCGCCCTGGCCGCCGACGTGCCCGACAGCGGCCGGCCGGCGATCGTGCACGGCGACTACCGGCTCGACAACGTGCTGGTCGCCGCCGACGACACCATCGCGGCCGTCCTGGACTGGGAGATGGCCACCCTGGGCGACCCCCTCACGGACCTGGGCGTCTTCCTCGTCTACTGGACCGGCCTGGCGCACCTGCCCGCCAACGCGGTGTCCGACGCCGTCACGGACAACTTCCCGGGCGGCCCCGAGCTGATCGAACGGTACGCGGCCCGGCGCGCGGTGGACCTGTCGCGGCTGCACTGGTACACGGCGTTCGGGTTCTTCAAGCTCGCGGTGATCGCCGAGGGCATCCACCACCGGTACACGGCGGGTCAGACCGTCGGCGGGGGCTTCGACAGGATCGGCGAGGTGGTCGCGCCGCTCGTCGGGCTGGGGCACGCCGCGCTGGCCGAGGACAAGGGGCACTGA
- a CDS encoding acyl-CoA dehydrogenase family protein — translation MDFSYDAETEELRGRLLAFMDSHVYPAEPVFAEQVAAGERWTTPPVIEDLKAEARRRGLWNLFLLSNQTYAPLAEITGRSPYLAPEALNCSAPDTGNMEVLHMFGTGAQKERWLTPLMAGEIRSAICMTEPDVASSDATNIATSIVRDGDDYVINGRKWWSSGAMNPRCELLVVMGRTGGEDRHRQQSMILVPRDTPGVDVRRGLHVFGFDDGPHGGHAEIAFTDVRVPAANLVAGEGEGFAIAQARLGPGRIHHCMRLIGMAERGLELMCRRAQERTTFGKPIAQHGVVADWIAEARVRIEQARLLVLKTAWLMDTVGNKGAHTEIQAIKIVTPRMAEWVLDKAIQTHGGGGVSQDFPLAGLWAAARSLRLADGPDEVHRMSLARRELRRYP, via the coding sequence ATGGACTTCTCGTACGACGCGGAGACCGAGGAGCTGCGCGGGAGGCTGCTCGCGTTCATGGACTCGCACGTGTACCCGGCAGAGCCGGTGTTCGCCGAACAGGTCGCGGCCGGCGAGCGCTGGACCACCCCGCCGGTCATCGAGGACCTGAAGGCCGAGGCCCGCAGGCGCGGACTTTGGAACCTGTTCCTCCTGTCCAACCAGACGTACGCGCCCCTCGCCGAGATCACCGGCCGCAGCCCCTACCTGGCCCCCGAGGCGCTGAACTGCTCGGCACCGGACACCGGGAACATGGAAGTGCTGCACATGTTCGGCACCGGGGCGCAGAAGGAACGCTGGCTGACGCCCTTGATGGCCGGCGAGATCCGGTCCGCGATCTGCATGACTGAGCCCGACGTGGCCTCCTCCGACGCCACGAACATCGCGACCAGCATCGTCCGCGACGGCGACGACTACGTCATCAACGGCCGCAAGTGGTGGTCCTCCGGCGCGATGAACCCGCGCTGCGAACTCCTGGTCGTGATGGGCCGCACCGGTGGCGAGGACCGGCACCGCCAACAGAGCATGATCCTGGTACCCCGCGACACTCCCGGCGTCGACGTCCGGCGCGGCCTGCACGTGTTCGGCTTCGACGACGGGCCGCACGGCGGGCACGCCGAGATCGCGTTCACCGACGTCCGGGTGCCGGCGGCGAACCTGGTCGCGGGCGAGGGCGAGGGGTTCGCGATCGCGCAGGCCCGCCTGGGGCCCGGCCGGATCCACCACTGCATGCGCCTGATCGGGATGGCCGAACGCGGCCTGGAACTGATGTGCCGCCGGGCTCAGGAGCGCACCACCTTCGGGAAACCGATCGCCCAGCACGGCGTCGTCGCCGACTGGATCGCCGAGGCCAGGGTCCGGATCGAGCAGGCCAGACTCCTGGTCCTCAAGACGGCGTGGCTGATGGACACCGTCGGCAACAAGGGCGCGCACACCGAGATCCAGGCCATCAAGATCGTGACGCCGCGGATGGCCGAATGGGTGCTGGACAAGGCGATCCAGACCCACGGCGGCGGCGGGGTCAGCCAGGACTTCCCCCTCGCCGGGCTGTGGGCGGCGGCACGTTCGCTGCGGCTGGCCGACGGGCCCGACGAGGTGCACCGGATGTCGCTGGCCCGGCGGGAGCTGCGGCGGTACCCATGA
- a CDS encoding HAD family hydrolase, whose translation MRKGLLIDWGGVLTSDVFASFAGFCAREGLPADRVATLLRTEAHPLLAGLELGTLPVNTFETRFAVLLGVPAAGLVPRLMADLRPDPAMRAAVRRARALGVRTGLVSNSWGPDGYTDLAALFDGVVLSGTVGVRKPDPAIYELGAAAIGLTPAECVFVDDLAGNLRPARALGMATVHHSDAADTIRALDTLLDLDLSGRDRAGTDLASLDPGEPR comes from the coding sequence ATGAGAAAGGGTCTGCTGATCGACTGGGGCGGGGTGCTGACCTCCGACGTCTTCGCGTCCTTCGCCGGGTTCTGCGCCCGCGAGGGGCTGCCGGCGGACCGGGTGGCCACCCTGTTGCGAACCGAGGCCCACCCGCTCCTCGCCGGCCTGGAACTCGGCACACTGCCGGTGAACACCTTCGAAACCCGTTTCGCGGTACTCCTCGGCGTGCCCGCCGCCGGCCTCGTCCCCCGCCTGATGGCCGACCTGCGCCCCGACCCGGCGATGCGCGCGGCCGTGCGCCGGGCCCGGGCGCTCGGCGTCCGCACCGGCCTGGTCTCCAACTCCTGGGGCCCCGACGGCTACACCGACCTGGCGGCGCTCTTCGACGGGGTGGTCCTCTCCGGCACGGTCGGCGTCCGCAAGCCCGACCCGGCGATCTACGAACTCGGCGCGGCGGCCATCGGCCTGACCCCGGCGGAGTGCGTGTTCGTCGACGACCTCGCCGGGAACCTGAGGCCGGCCCGAGCGCTGGGCATGGCGACCGTGCACCACAGCGACGCGGCCGACACGATCCGCGCCCTCGACACCCTGCTCGACCTCGACCTGTCCGGCCGCGACCGTGCCGGCACCGACCTTGCCAGCCTCGACCCGGGGGAGCCCCGATGA